From a single Rosa rugosa chromosome 7, drRosRugo1.1, whole genome shotgun sequence genomic region:
- the LOC133720325 gene encoding THO complex subunit 4D-like: MTTTLDMSLDDMIKSKRGNRDRNRERGRAPRGGRGRGGGGGGGGRGSRGSFMGGRMTGAVRRGPPPAINTRPSAHTIAKSFRRTKRFPWQPDLFEESLRAAGISGIEIGTKLYVSNLHYGVTNEDIRELFSEIGELKRYAVHFDKNGRPSGSAEVVYTRRSDAFAALKRYNNVLLDGKPMKIEIVGANEGMPISARVSVTGVQGRKKRTVVMTPRPGRAGGYALPAVNRGPGPSRSTRGGIRNGRGIPRGRGRGRGRGRGHGQGPERKKPVDKSVDELDKELDSYHAEAMQT; the protein is encoded by the exons ATGACTACTACTTTGGATATGTCACTTGATGATATGATTAAGAGCAAAAGGGGTAATCGTGATAGAAACAGAGAACGTGGCAGGGCTCCTCGCGGTGGTCGTGGccgtggcggcggcggcggcggcggcggccgtGGGTCCCGTGGGTCTTTTATGGGTGGAAGAATGACAGGGGCAGTTCGGAGAGGTCCTCCCCCCGCAATAAATACCCGACCATCTGCCCACACCATTGCCAAG TCCTTCCGCAGAACCAAGCGTTTTCCGTGGCAGCCAGATTTGTTTGAAGAAAGCCTTAGAGCTGCAGGGATTTCAGGGATTGAAATCGGCACAAAATTATATGTGTCGAACTTGCACTATGGAGTGACAAATGAGGATATAAGG GAACTCTTCTCTGAGATCGGAGAGCTGAAGCGATATGCAGTTCATTTTGATAAAAATGGACGACCAAGT GGCTCAGCTGAAGTGGTTTATACCAGAAGAAGTGACGCATTTGCAGCATTGAAACGCTATAATAATGTCCTATTGGATGGGAAGCCTATGAAGATCGAGATTGTTGGTGCCAATGAGGGAATGCCAATTTCTGCACGTGTCAGTGTGACAGGAGTacaaggaagaaagaagaggaCAGTTGTAATGAC GCCCAGACCTGGTCGTGCTGGTGGCTATGCTTTGCCTGCGGTTAATCGTGGTCCTGGCCCTTCTAG GAGCACTCGTGGAGGGATCAGGAATGGCCGTGGAATTCCACGTGGTCGTGGCCGTGGTCGTGGGCGTGGGCGTGGGCATGGACAAGGACCTGAGAGGAAGAAACCTGTTGACAAGTCAGTTGATGAACTTGACAAGGAACTTGATAGCTATCATGCAGAAGCCATGCAAACTTAG